The Hydrogenobacter sp. T-2 region CTAACAGGAGATAACCGAGAAATACTAATAGTAGGCTTTGCGGATACAAGAGGAAGTAGCAGATACAACTTCAACCTCTCCATGTGGAGAGCACAGATGGTTGCCAGCTATTTAGCAAGGAAGGGTGTGGATATAGGAAGAATAAGGATAGCAGCTTACGGTAAGGAAGTTGCGGACCTTCTTGGTCCAAGCCATGCACAACAGAGAGCTGTAAGGATTTATCTCATAAAGTAATCTCTTATCCTTCTGGCACCCTCTTGCAGGGTGCCCCCATCTTTTGCAAAGGATATTCTTATAAATTTATCTGTATTGTTATTCCCGAAATCTACGCCAGGTGTAACAGCAACTTTAGCTTCCTTTAAAAGTTTCTGTGATAGACTATAGCCATCAAGACCATACCTTTCTACCCTTGCCCAAAGATAGAAGGCTCCCTCCGGATATGCGTCAATATCAAAAATATCCTTCAGCTTTTGGTATAGAAGGTCTCTTCTTCTTCTGTAGGTTTTCCTAACCTTTTCAAGGTATTCGTAGTCAAAGGCTCCAAGGGCAGAGTATTGACTTAGCGTGGGTGCGGATATGAAGAGGTTTTGTATAATGAGCTCTGCCCTTCTTACCATACCTTCATCTGGAAGTATAACCCAGCCAAGCCTAAAGCCTGGCATACAAAAGGCTTTTGAAAAGCCATTTATAACTATAGCCCTATCACTGAACTCAAGAGCGGTTCTTTCTTTTCTATCGTAAACAAGCCCGTGGTATATTTCATCGGATATAAAGTATTTACCTCTCTCCTCGCAGTATTCTATCAAGGACTTTAGGTTTTCATCGCTATAAAGAGTGCCTGTAGGGTTCGCAGGAGATGATATATGAACTGTGGTAAAGTCTCCGACTTCTCTAAGATGGTCTACAGTTATCTGATATCCTGTGCTTTTGTCTACCCTTATAAAGACTGGTTCTGTGTTAAGCAAATAGGCGAAGTTTTTATAGCACGGATAGGAAGGGTCAGAGAGCACAACCTTTTGCCCTGCGTCCATCAATATGGCATAGACTACGAGGAAAGCCCCCGATGTTCCAGTAGTTATAACAACCCGAGAGGGTGAGACATTTACTCCATAATACTGGTAATAGTGCTGTGCTATACGCTCTCTTAGCTCCCATATACCAAGACTGGGTGTGTAGTAGAACCTCTTTTCTTTGATAGCTCTCTCTAAGGCTTCCATAACTGAGGGTGGAGGCTCAAGGTCTGGTTCACCTATCTCCATGTGAACCACATCGCCCATGACTTGGGCTTCTTTAAGAATGTCCATAACTATAAACGGGCTCACTCTATCAAGTCTTCCCATCTCTCACATTATCAAGTATAAACTTTGCTATACCCATACCTCCAGCCTCTGCCAGTTTCCTGCTAATGTTTTCAAGGAATATATCGTAGTATAGCTTAGTATCAAAGGTTTTCCCTTCAAGCATAGGTCTAAAGGCTTCTTTCAGAACTTCTTTTAGAAGTATCGCCTCAAACTCAACTGCGACAGCCTTCTTGTCTCTTTTTATAGTATCTATGTAATTCATCCCTTGAGTAGAAAATAGTACCTTTTTGTCAAGCCCCATTGCTAAAATTATACTATGCTCTTACTTATTCTTTTCCTCTTTTTACCACTAAGCCTCTCCGCACAGGTTTTTATAACGTCCAACTACCCGTTGAGGAAGAGCAATATGGAAAAGGTCATTAACGAGCAAAATTACAGGGAAATGGTGGATATCATAAGAAATATAGAGGATGTGAAGGATGTCTACCTTATGGAAAGTGAAGAAGGAATATACATCTACGTGGAAAGATTTCCTATAATGAGGTCTATACGCGTAGAGGGAAATGTGGCACTTATCAGAGATGAGATACTATCTTATCTTGGCTTTTATGAGGGAATGCCGGTGAGAGGTCCAGAGTTCAATGAATTGGATGTAGAAGAAAGGGTCAAAAGGTTATACATGGATAGAGGCTTTCTTGACGCGTCTGTAAGGGTTACATTAATAAGGGATGAAGATGGCTACATAGACCTATATATGGGAATAGATGAAGGACCTGTCTACTTTACAGATGGAGGGGTATATAGAGGATCAAGCTATCCATATTCCATCTTGGATGAAGCTATAGGACTTGTAAGAGGTAGGGTAATAAAGGAGAGTTTTTTCAGAGAAAGCGTGTTTCAGCTTCAGGACTTCTACATTGAGGAGGGCTTCTGGGACAGCTTTGTGTATTACGAAGGGCTGGAAAAGTTAAGACTAAACAGACCCTTCTACCGTGTCCTTATGCCTATGGATGGGAGGATAAAAAGAAGCCCCTTTAGGCTTCTTGGTTCTCTCTCTGAGGGTATTTCAAACCTTTTCAGTCATCCCATTGCCACCTTCAGAGCCATAACGGGAAGGGGCTTTGTTGCGAGACCTGTATTTCAGATAATTGAAGGCAGGAGATACAAAATTAACCAGGAAGGAGCAAATTTCTTTACAGAAAAAGAGCTTACCGCTATAAGCGGTCTACAAAGCAAGGGCGTTGACCCCTTTTCCCTTGAGGAGGCAAGAGAAAACATAATAAGAGCGTATCATAAAAAGGGTTTCTTTGATGTGAAAGTTGAATACGAAAGGATAGGAGAGGTTATAAATTTCAAAATACATGAAGGATATAGATATAAAATCCTCGGAGAAGGCTTTGAGGAAGAGTTTTATGATGAGGATATGTTAGAAAGCCTCCTTAAGTCTAAACTGGAAAAGTTATACAAAGAAGGCTATACACTTGTGGATGGTAGATTAAAAAAGGAGGTCCTTAGGGACAAAAAAGAGGTAAAGGTAGAGTTTGATATAAATCCGGGAAAAAGACAGATACTAAAAGATGTAAAGTATGAAGGGGAAAACAAGGATATAAAGAAACTATTTAGCAAACATAAAGATAAACTGCCTGCTATATTTAATACAAACCTGATTGAGGACCTAAACATAGACTTACAAAACTACTTCCTCAAAAAGGGTTTAATGGATGGCAATTTTGACATAGATGTTAAGGTTCAAGAGGACGAAGAAAACATCCTTTACACATACATATACAGAGTGGAAGAGGGACAGGTCTACAAGCTTGGTGATACTATTTACTACGGCTATGAAAAGACGTCGTCCAGAGAGCTTTCTTATATGACAAAAAAGGCACAGAATTACTCACAGAATCTTGATGATGAAACATTACACAACATGTTGACAAGTGGTATATTTAACGGTGTATCCATAGATACCTTTGTTGACAAGGAAGAGAAAGTGGTCCACCGTCTAATTCAGTTATCAGAAGATAAAAGAGGCATTCTTGACCTCTCTATTGGATACAACACGGAAGAAAACATATCTCTCGAAGGTTTTATCGGTTTAAAGAATTTGTTTGGAGTAGGTCTTTCTTCTGGCTTAAAATATAGAAAAACTGGTAAAAGAGAGCTCTATGAACTTAGCCTTTCTGATAACTTCTTGTTTTCAAGCAAATACTGGTTCAAATCTAATCTGTTTAAAACCTACGAGGAGCATAAAAGCTATAGCCTTGATTCATATGGCTCTAACCTTCAATTAGGCTATAGGATAACGAGGAATACATCTGTAGGTCCTGTTTTTAGCTTGCTCAGAAACGAAGTTGATGGGCAAAAGTATAACATCAGAAAATATGGAGTTTTTCTGCTTAGAGAGTTCAAGGATGACATCTTCTCACCGAGCAGAATACATTACGATAGCGTGAACTTTAGCCTCGCAGAAGGCGATGCGCGTTATTCTAAGTTTGACCTGTCTACCTTTTATCTCATACCATTGCCAAAAGATTTCAAGCTTAGCTTCAAGGTAGCAGGAGGTGCAGTTTGGGGCGATGCACCTATATTTGACAGGTT contains the following coding sequences:
- a CDS encoding pyridoxal phosphate-dependent aminotransferase; protein product: MGRLDRVSPFIVMDILKEAQVMGDVVHMEIGEPDLEPPPSVMEALERAIKEKRFYYTPSLGIWELRERIAQHYYQYYGVNVSPSRVVITTGTSGAFLVVYAILMDAGQKVVLSDPSYPCYKNFAYLLNTEPVFIRVDKSTGYQITVDHLREVGDFTTVHISSPANPTGTLYSDENLKSLIEYCEERGKYFISDEIYHGLVYDRKERTALEFSDRAIVINGFSKAFCMPGFRLGWVILPDEGMVRRAELIIQNLFISAPTLSQYSALGAFDYEYLEKVRKTYRRRRDLLYQKLKDIFDIDAYPEGAFYLWARVERYGLDGYSLSQKLLKEAKVAVTPGVDFGNNNTDKFIRISFAKDGGTLQEGARRIRDYFMR
- a CDS encoding BamA/TamA family outer membrane protein; translation: MEKVINEQNYREMVDIIRNIEDVKDVYLMESEEGIYIYVERFPIMRSIRVEGNVALIRDEILSYLGFYEGMPVRGPEFNELDVEERVKRLYMDRGFLDASVRVTLIRDEDGYIDLYMGIDEGPVYFTDGGVYRGSSYPYSILDEAIGLVRGRVIKESFFRESVFQLQDFYIEEGFWDSFVYYEGLEKLRLNRPFYRVLMPMDGRIKRSPFRLLGSLSEGISNLFSHPIATFRAITGRGFVARPVFQIIEGRRYKINQEGANFFTEKELTAISGLQSKGVDPFSLEEARENIIRAYHKKGFFDVKVEYERIGEVINFKIHEGYRYKILGEGFEEEFYDEDMLESLLKSKLEKLYKEGYTLVDGRLKKEVLRDKKEVKVEFDINPGKRQILKDVKYEGENKDIKKLFSKHKDKLPAIFNTNLIEDLNIDLQNYFLKKGLMDGNFDIDVKVQEDEENILYTYIYRVEEGQVYKLGDTIYYGYEKTSSRELSYMTKKAQNYSQNLDDETLHNMLTSGIFNGVSIDTFVDKEEKVVHRLIQLSEDKRGILDLSIGYNTEENISLEGFIGLKNLFGVGLSSGLKYRKTGKRELYELSLSDNFLFSSKYWFKSNLFKTYEEHKSYSLDSYGSNLQLGYRITRNTSVGPVFSLLRNEVDGQKYNIRKYGVFLLREFKDDIFSPSRIHYDSVNFSLAEGDARYSKFDLSTFYLIPLPKDFKLSFKVAGGAVWGDAPIFDRFFLGGLRDLRGYSYEEIGQPNGGKYYTFGRLEFIFSLRESFVGAFFGDAGSVANKPKDLFKDVKANAGVALGVNTPIGPIRIDVAFPFENNWLSRFKVYLSVGYYY